The following nucleotide sequence is from Staphylococcus chromogenes.
TTGGCGTCATACTTGGCACATTTTTCAGAAGTATCACCGGATTTTTAGAATTGTTAATCAATCCAGAAGATTTCCTCGTTATTCAAAGTGCGATGTTCGCAAACTTTGACGGGGCCAATACCACTCTAATGACAATCAGTGCCATTGTGCTCGCTGTATTACTTCTCATTACGGTGGTGATACTCCCGTATTTAGATGTCTTGTTACTCGGACGTGCACAAGCGATAAATTTAGGCGTGCATTATACGCAAATGACACGATGTTTATTAATCCTCGTTGCTTTAATGGTAGCCATTGCGACAGCACTTGTCGGGCCGATTACCTTTTTAGGTCTGCTTACCGTCAACTTGGCGCATGAACTTATCAAAAATTTTGAACATCGTTATATTTTACCTGCAACCTTATGTATCAGTTGGATCAGTTTATTTATTGCACAGTGGATTGTCGAAAATGTGTTTGAAGCGACAACACAAGTAAGTATTTTAATTAACCTTATTGGGGGAGTTTACTTCATTTATCTACTTATGAAAAGGAGGGAAGCGGCATGATTCGCATTGAACATTTAAATCAATTTATCGATGAAAAACAAATTTTGACAGATGTAAGTGTGGATATACATAAAGGGCGCCTCACGTCCTTAATTGGGCCAAATGGTGCTGGTAAAAGTACATTATTGTCAGCTATGAGTCGCCTAAGAGTGTTTCAAGAGGGACATGTGGAAATTGAAGGTACAGCACTTCAAGATTATACGACGCAAGCATTATCTAAAAAATTATCGATATTAAAACAGACGAATCATACGGAATTAAATATTACCGTCGAACAATTAGTCAATTTTGGTCGTTTTCCGTATTCTAAAGGCTATTTAAAAAAAGAAGATAAAATCAAAGTAAATGAAGCCATTGAACTTTTAAAGTTGGAAGACATTCGACATCGTTATTTAAAAACATTGTCAGGAGGTCAGCGCCAACGTGCCTATATCGCAATGACCATTGCACAAGATACAGAATATATTCTTTTAGACGAACCGTTAAACAACTTAGATATGAAACATTCTGTTCAAATTATGCAAACCTTACGCGAACTCGCTGCGTTTCATGACAAAACCATCGTTGTAGTTTTACATGATATCAATTTTGCATCGGTCTATTCGGATGACATTGTGGCCTTAAAAGATGGAAAAGTCGTTAAAGCTGCACCTAAACAAGAAGTCATCTCACAAACCGTTTTAAAACAACTGTATGATATGGATGTCAAAATTGAAACCATTCGAGGTCAACAAATTTGTATTTATTTTGATGAGTTACCGTGTATGTACCACCAAATGGGACAAAAAACATTCGTTTAATATTAGGAGGACCCCCATGAAAAAACTTGGTTTATTATTAATGGTTGCACTTGCATTTGTTTTAGTCGCATGTGGCAACAAAGAAGAAAAAGCAGCTTCATCTAAGAAAAGTGATGCAAAAGAAATGATAGAAGTCAAAAATGATTTTAAACTGCGTGGTAAAGCAGAGGACGGTAGTGAAGATAAAGCCTATTCAGATACAGTAAAAGTTCCAAAAAATCCTGAAAAAGCAGTCGTTTTTGATTACGGCGCATTAAAAACAATGGAAGAGATGGATCTTGAAAGTAAAGTGGCTGCATTACCAAAAGGTGAAAACAATGCGCAATTGCCTGAGTTTTTAGAGGATTTTAAATCTGATAAATATCAAAATACAGGCTCATTAAAAGAAATTAACTTTGATGTTGTAGCCAAAGTCAAACCGGATGTCATTTTCTTATCAGCACGTACAGCAAATCAAAAGAATTTAGATGAATTGAAAAAAGCAGCGCCAGATACACCTGTAGTTTACATGGGAGCAAAAAATGATCGTTTTGTAGAATCAATGAAAGAAGATACGGTGACACTTGGTAAAATCTATGACAAAGAAAGTAAAGCAAAAGCATTAAACAAAGAATTAGATCAAAAAATCGCAGAAGTTAAAGCCAAAGCAGAAAAACTAAACGAGAAAGCAATGTACCTTCTTGTGAATGAAGGTGAATTATCAACATTTGGTGCAGGGGACCGTTTCGGTAATCTTGTGTTTGACACACTTGGATTCCAACCTGTAGATGAAAAAATTAAGAAAAGTAGTCATGGTCAAAACGTCACAAATGAATATGTTAGTGATAAAAATCCAGACATCATTTTTGCGATGGACCGTGGTAAAGCCATAGGTAAAAAATCAACAACACAACAAGTTTTAAGCAATGGTGTGATTAAAAACGTCAATGCGATTAAAAATGACAAAGTGTTAGAATTAGATCCGAAACTTTGGTACTTTGCTTCAGGTTCAACAACAACAACAATTGAACAAATTGAAGAAATTGAAGAAGGTTTAAAATTAGATAAATAAACAACACTTCAAAAATAGGTAGAAAAGTCGCGATATTGAGAAATCGAAAAGCCATCGAAATTTATCTTTTAATAAATTTTCGATGGCTTTTTTGTAGGATTAACTAAAGAATACGTTTTTGATTACGCGGAAAAATGATACGATGAGTTGAAAAACGTCTGCTGTCATGGGTTTTGCCTCCAATCTTATGGATTTTATTTAGATGAAGTTAAGGATTCGCTTTGAACTAAATCATCGGCCAATTGATGCCAAAACTGTTGTAATTCTGCGCGTGTACGTTTTGTATCCGTACTGTCTTGACCTACAAAGTCAACGTGATCCCAATCATGTTTTGTAGGTGTCACTTGCCATACAC
It contains:
- a CDS encoding iron chelate uptake ABC transporter family permease subunit; amino-acid sequence: MHNKPLKKLVILMSVTLILGALYLFVGLDFEIFEYQFNSRLRKLCLMLLVGAAVAASTVIFQAITVNRLLTPSIMGLDAVYLFSKVLILFLFGTSSIFITNFYLNFTVTLVVMVIFALVLFEGIFKYGQFSVYFILLIGVILGTFFRSITGFLELLINPEDFLVIQSAMFANFDGANTTLMTISAIVLAVLLLITVVILPYLDVLLLGRAQAINLGVHYTQMTRCLLILVALMVAIATALVGPITFLGLLTVNLAHELIKNFEHRYILPATLCISWISLFIAQWIVENVFEATTQVSILINLIGGVYFIYLLMKRREAA
- a CDS encoding ABC transporter ATP-binding protein, whose translation is MIRIEHLNQFIDEKQILTDVSVDIHKGRLTSLIGPNGAGKSTLLSAMSRLRVFQEGHVEIEGTALQDYTTQALSKKLSILKQTNHTELNITVEQLVNFGRFPYSKGYLKKEDKIKVNEAIELLKLEDIRHRYLKTLSGGQRQRAYIAMTIAQDTEYILLDEPLNNLDMKHSVQIMQTLRELAAFHDKTIVVVLHDINFASVYSDDIVALKDGKVVKAAPKQEVISQTVLKQLYDMDVKIETIRGQQICIYFDELPCMYHQMGQKTFV
- a CDS encoding ferrated catecholamine ABC transporter substrate-binding lipoprotein SstD — encoded protein: MKKLGLLLMVALAFVLVACGNKEEKAASSKKSDAKEMIEVKNDFKLRGKAEDGSEDKAYSDTVKVPKNPEKAVVFDYGALKTMEEMDLESKVAALPKGENNAQLPEFLEDFKSDKYQNTGSLKEINFDVVAKVKPDVIFLSARTANQKNLDELKKAAPDTPVVYMGAKNDRFVESMKEDTVTLGKIYDKESKAKALNKELDQKIAEVKAKAEKLNEKAMYLLVNEGELSTFGAGDRFGNLVFDTLGFQPVDEKIKKSSHGQNVTNEYVSDKNPDIIFAMDRGKAIGKKSTTQQVLSNGVIKNVNAIKNDKVLELDPKLWYFASGSTTTTIEQIEEIEEGLKLDK